The following is a genomic window from Amycolatopsis australiensis.
CGCGCTCGACGGCAGCAAGCCCGTCGAGCGGCTCCTGCTCGCCGAGAGCGAACACCGCGACCAGCTGCGAACCCTCCTCCGGCAGCTGACGGCGCTTGGCCTGGTCACCGACGCCGGCGGCCCGGAAAGCCCGGGCCTGCGCCGCGAGACCGGCCTCTGGTCACTGCGGGCGCGTCACCACCACCCGGCGCTGCTGGACCGGCGGCGCGCCGCCGCGGTCACGGTCCACGGCAACGGCCGGCTCGCGGTCGCCGTCGCGGTCCTGCTGGCCAACGCCGGGATCGGGCACGTCGAGCTGGACCTGCCGGGCACGGTGACCGAGCACGACCTCGGCACCGGCTTCACCGAAGCCGACCTGGGCCGTTCCCGGCGGCAGGCCCTCGGCGACCTGCTGCGCCGGGTCGATCCCGAGGTCCGCGTCACCCGCCTGCACGACCGCTATCCCGAGCTGGCGCTGCTCACGGACGCGGTCGTCCCGGCTCCCGAAGTCGTCACCGAGCTGATGGACGACGGCGTCCCGCACATGCCGGTGCGCGTCCGCGACGGGACGGGCATCGTCGGGCCGCTGGTCGTGCCGGGCCGTAGTTCGTGCCTGCGCTGCGCCGACCTGCACCGGACGGACCTCGACCCGTGCTGGCCCCGCGTCGCCGGCCAGCTCACCGGCCGCCACCAGCGGCCCGACCTCGGCGCGGTCCACGCGTGCGCGGCGCTGGCCGTCGCCCAGGCCATGCGGCTGTTCTCACCAGCCGAGCCGGCGCCACCGGCCTGGAACGCGACGCTGGAGATCGACGCCTTCGACGGCCGCATCCGCCACCGCGGCTGGCCCCCGCACCCGCGGTGTGGCTGCGGGGCGCCCGGGCTACGACAGGAGACGTAGCCCACTAAGACGTCGCGAGCGGGCTGCGCGCCGCCGAGTACGCAAGGCAGAATCGCCGGTGTGACCGACTTCCGCGACCCAGGCGATCGTGACACCGCGATGCCGCGCAAGGGTGCCGCCCGTACTGCCAAGCTCGCCAGTCTCCCGCTCGGGATCGCCGGACGGGCGGTCGGTGGCTGGGGCAAGCGGCTGGCCGGCCAGAGCGCGGAGCAGGTGAACGCGGCGCTGTCCGCGAAAGCGGCCGAGCAGCTGTTCGAAGTGCTCGGCACGCTCAAGGGCGGGGCGATGAAGTTCGGTCAGGCGCTCAGCGTCTTCGAGGCGGCGGTGCCGGACGACATGGCGAAGCCGTACCGAGAAGCGCTGACGAAGCTGCAGGCCGCGGCGCCGCCGATGCCGGCCCGGCAGACCCACCGGGTGCTCGCCGAGCAGCTGGGCCGCACCTGGACCAGCCGGTTCGCGTCGTTCGACGACGAGCCGGCGGCGGCCGCCAGCATCGGCCAGGTGCACCGCGCGGTCTGGCACGACGGTCGCGAAGTCGCGGTCAAGGTGCAGTATCCGGGCGCTGACGAGGCGTTGCGCAGCGACCTGCGGCAGCTGCAGCGGTTCAGCAGGCTGTTCCAGGCGTTCCTGCCGGGCACGGAGGTCAAGCCGTTGCTGGCCGAGCTCGCCGAGCGGATGAACGAGGAGCTCGACTACCAGGCCGAGGCCCAGCACCAGCGCGCGTTCGCGAAGGCGTTCGACGGCGACCCCGGCATCCTGGTCCCGCGCGTGGTGGCGAGCGCGCCGAAGGTCGTCGTGACGGAGTGGGCGAACGGCACGCCGCTGTCGAAGGTCATCGCCGACGGCGACCGCGAGACCCGCAACCTGGCCGGGCGCCTGCTGGCGGAGTTCCACTACTCGTCACCCGAACGCGTCCACCTGCTGCATTCGGACCCGCATCCGGGCAACTTCATGATCACCGAAGACGACCGGCTGTGCGTCATCGACTTCGGCGGCGTGGCCCGGCTGCCCGACGGCATCCCGCGCCACCTGGGCGAGATGACGCGGCTGGCCCTCGACGGCGAGTCGACCGAGCTGATGCGCCTGCTGCGGGAGAACCGGTTCATCCGGCCGGACACGGAGTTGACCGCGGACGAGGTGCTCGCGTACCTGGCGCCGTTCACCGAGCCGCTGGCGAAGCCGACGTTCCACTTCACGCGCCGGTGGATGCAGAAGCAGGCGTGGCGGGTCGGCGACAGCCGCGGCAACGACTTCCGGGTCGGGCGGTCGCTCAACCTGCCGCCCGAGTACCTGATGATCCACCGGGTGACGGCCGGGTCGACGGGCATCCTCTGCCAGCTCGACGCGGAGATCCCGGCGCGCGGGATCGTGGAGCGCTGGCAGCCCGGGTTCGCCGCCTGAGTTGTCCACAGGTGGGGCCACGAATGGGGGGATCGCGGCTAGTTGTCCACAGGTGGCGGGAACGGGGTTCCACCCGGTTGGCCGAGCGGCCATGCTCGGTGCATGACTGCTACTCAGAGCACCGATCCTCTTTCCCTCAGTAATCCCGGCACGTGCGAGGTGATGAACCTCGAACAGTTACGCAGGGCCGGAGTGTCCGACCGAAGAACCCGGCGGCTCTGCGGCCCCGGCGGGCCGTGGCGCCGCCTGCACCCCGGTGTCGTCCTGCTGCGCAACAGTGCCCCGACGAGGCAGCAGCGGTTGCACGCGGTTGTGGCCCGGTACGGGCCAAGCGTGGTGATCACGGGTACCGACGCGCTGCGGGCGCACGGCGTGAAGTGCCCGGCGGACGACGAGATCCGGCTGCTGGTGCCCCACTACTGCCGGATCACGACGTGTGAGGGCGTCAGCGCGGCCCGCACCGCCCGGATGCCGGCACCGGTGACGGTCGACGAGCTGCCGTTCGCACCGCCGGCGCGGGCGACGCTGGACCTGGCGAGGGCGGAGCCGGACCCGGCGCGCATCCGCCACTTGCTGACGCTGCCGTTGTACTGGGGCCTGTGTGACAGGCAGGAGCTGCTGACGGAGCTGGAGGAAGGCCCCCAGCGCGGCACGGCGACGGTCCGGAAGGTGCTCCACGAACTGGACGAGGGCCCGATCCAGGCCCACGGCCTCGCGACACGAGTATTGGACATGGCGCGGCTTCCACCGCCGAACTGGGACGTGACGATCTGCGACCGCCGCGGCCGCCGAATCGGCGAGGCGGACGCCTGGTGGGACGAGATCGGCCTGGCCTGGCAGTACCGCTGCACCCCGGGTACGGGCGGCTTCAGCCACCTGGCTCTGGCGGCAACGGGGATAGTGCTGGTCCGCTGCACGGTCCCCCAGCTGCGCCAGGTACCCCAGGAGGTGGCACAGGAGCTGGCCCACGCCTTCGGCGACGCATCCCGCACGCCACGCCCGAGGGTCCGGGCAATCCCGATGACCCCCATCGGCGACGCAGCATGAGGCCCCAACGGCGGCGCCCGCCGAGCCGGACGCACAACACCTTCGACCCGCTCCACGCGACCACCCACCGGCCGGCACTGACTACCCGCCCAGCGGCGCCACGCAGGTCTGCGCCCGACCGTCCGCGCACCGCCGACCACGGCGGGCCACTGTCCCCGGCCGCCGCTTCGCTCAGGAGGGCACTTTGCTCACCAGTACTCGTCCGGCAGCTTGCCCTCGATGTCGCGCACGTGCTGCCGCGCGCAGTCCGGGCACAGCCACCGCAGCCCACCGCGCTCGCGGCTGGACACCCAGGCAAGCGCCGTAGCCGGGTCCTCGTCACGGCCACGGGTGCGGCCGCACCGCGTGCACACGACCGGCTCCGGCGCGCTCACCGAGACCGTCCACAGTGGATCGCCTTGGCGCCGAACAGGAACAGGTCGTCCCGGTGGCCGAGGAAGTGGGGACCATCCGGATCGATCAGCGCGGCAACCGCGTCGCGATCGTCGTCGGCGAGCCAATCCCGCACGGACTCGGCAAGCCATCCGATGCGATGCACCACGTACTCGCGGAGCAGGTCCGAGCCGGGCATGGGGTGGTCGATGAGCGTCCCGAACGACTCGACGTCCTCGAGCCCGGCCTCGCGGAGAGCACGCGGCCAGCCATAGGGCATGGCGACGCTGCCGGGCAGCCCGGCCCGCATCCTGGCGAACCACTCCAGCCGGGCGGCGAGCAGCCGTTGCTCCAGCCCGGGCCGCCCCACACCGACGTCCCAAGGGAGGCACCGCATCTCGAGCCCGCCTTCGCCGATGGCGAGCACCCCACCGGGCTGCAGCAATCCGGCGAGGGAGCACAGCGCGGCCTGCTGGTCGCCGACGTGGTGCACCACGCCGGAGGCCCAGACGAGATCGGCGGCGGGCACCCGCGCAGCCAACTGCGGGTCGGCGAGGTCCCCGTGCACGGCCACAACCTCGACGTCCCCACCGGCGGCCTCGGCCACGTCCCGCTGAGCCGCGGCGAGCAGTTCCGGCGTGGCGTCGAGGAGCCCGATGGTGCCGCCACCCCGCCGGGCAAGCTCACGCGCGAAGAGCACGCTCATGCCCCCGGCCCCGCACCCGACATCGAGAACGATGGGCCGAGCACCAACCCGATCAACCAGCCGCCGTGCGACGGGCGCAAGTGCCTCGGCATCGAGGGCATCGGCCATCCGCAGCTGGGCGAGCCGGTCGGCCCAGTCGATGTCGTCGTGGCTGTGTACGGACATCGCCCCATTCAACACCAGCCACCCACCCGGACGGCCACCCGAAAGAGGCCCCGAAGACAACTGGCAAGCGGTCCACGCCCCAACCACCAGGAGCGCGCCGCACCCCGGCCGTCAGCGGCACCCGGCACCCCCGCGCCTCGGCACCCCACGCTCTCGGCACCCCGGCAGCCCGGCACCCGGCACCCGGCACCCGACGGTCCGCCAAGCAGGCCCGCCCCGGCGATGAACCTGCGAACCGCAACCCGGCGGCAGGTGAGCCAATCGCAGTCCGGGGCGCCAGGCCCGACAGCCCGGGTGCAGCACGAAGGCCCCCACCACCCGAAGGTGGCGGGGGCCCTGCGCTCAGTACTGCTCGCGCTGGTACCGCTCCGCTCGCCGAGCCGCCCAGTGGGCCACTCTCGTCCAGCGGCGTACCGCGCGTGCGCTACCGCGGGCCCGCTGGGCGCGGACCCCCTCTTCCAGGTCCCGTATTCGGGCCCTCGACAGTTCTTCGTAAAGCAACATCTCGCTGATCTCCTCGATCTCGGTCTTCGTCAGTTGCAGCTGCGGAGTGGACATCCGCGCTTCGTAGTCCTTCGCGGTGACCGGTTCGACGCTCATGCGGCGGCGCTCCGGTGATCGCCGCCGGCCTTGGCGGCGGGCTCGACGGCCGCGTTCTTGCGCGGGCGGCCGCGGGGCCGCTTGCGCGCGATCACGACGCCGCGCTCGAAGATCTCGCCGCCCCAGACGCCCCACGGCTCGCGGCGGGCCAGTGCGCCCGCCAGGCAGGCCTCGCGGACCGGGCAGTCCGCGCACTGGGCCTTGGCGCGCTCGAGCTCGGCCGGGGACTCCGCGAACCACAGGTCCGCGTCGCCCGAACGGCAGGGCAGGGCCGCGTCCGGCACGGCGATCGGGTCGAGCAGGTCGGCGAATATTGCCTCACCCGAGGTGTAGGCGATGGCCGAAGACATGGCAGTTCCTCCTTGTGTCGCACGGGTTTTCGGTTGGGAGATGGAGCTGGGCAACGCTGGTCCTCTTGGGTTGTGCAGCCAAAAACACGAAGGCCGCGGATCCGGGTTTTCCGGTTCCGCGGCCTTCGTGAGCCTCGTGTCCTGACTAGGTCAGGAACTTCGCTCCCGTATCGACAACGGAACACGGAACTGCTTGACGGTCGGCAGATCGGCCTGCGGGTACGCGGCGAGAACGCCCTGCGTCCCGAAGACGACGACACCGGTGGCCCAACGCCGCTCGACGCGACGCATGCCACGGATCTCGTGCGCGCTCACGGACACACCGGTGCCCGGGCGCTGATCGGCCGCGACTTCCGCGGCGCAGGACAGACGGGTGCCCGGGTTCGTGAGCGTGATGTTGATGGTCATTTCACCGGCACCTCCTTCTGTACTCTGCACACACGGCGCCCGACGGCGCTTCACGTGGATCCCCAGCCGAGCCCTTCGGGCTCGGTACTGGCAGGTTATTGCCCCCCACCACACCGGGGCAACTCAATTAACGGGAAAATCCTCGAAGTTACGAAGATCGCCCCTGAGCAGCGGGTTCGCCGCGTCGATCATGGCTCGGACGCGGTCAACACCACGTCGGCGCGCCCAAGCCGCGTCCTCGGCGCCGCGGCCACGGCGCCGCCGAACAAGCCCCTGCCCGAAAGGTTCGCCCCATCGGGCAGGACGCCGTCACGAGCCCGCGGCCCGCACCACGCCCAGGATCTCCGCGCCGAACCGCTCCAGCTTCGTCGCGCCGATCCCCGAGATCGACACCAGCGCCGCCTCGTCCGCCGGCCGCTGCTCGGCGATCGCCATCAGCGTCGCGTCCGTGAACACCACGAACGCCGGCACCTTCAGCTCCCTGGCCCGCTCGCCCCGCCACGCCTTCAGCCGCTCCAGCAGCCCCTCATCCACTGTGGACGGGCACCGCCCGCACCGGCCCAGCTTGACCTCGAGCGTCTCGAGCAGCGGTCCGCCGCACACGCGGCAGCGCGTCTTGATCGGCGTCGCCGGCTTCTGCTGGGAACGGGCCACCCTGGCCGCCGGGTGGTCCTCCGGGATCAGGCCGTACAGGAACCGGCTGCGCCGCCGGTTGCGGCGCGCGCCCGGCGTGCGGGCCAGCGCCCACGACAGCCACAGGTGCTCGCGAGCCCGCGTGACGCCGACGTAGAACAGCCGCCGCTCCTCCTCGATCGCCGCTTCGTCGTCGCCGGCGTGCAGGATCGGCATCGTGCCCTCGGCCAGGCCGACGAGGAACACCGCGTCCCACTCCAGGCCCTTCGCCGCGTGCAGCGACGCCAGCGTGACGCCCTCGACCGTCGGCGGGTGCTGGGCCGCGGCGCGCTGGTCCAGCTCGGCGCAGAAGCGAGGCAGGTCGGCGTCGGAAACCGTCGACGCCAGCTCTTCGGCCAGCTCGACGATCGCCAGGAGCGCGTCCCAGCGTTCCTTCGCCGCGCCACCGGCGGGCGGCGACTCGGTGAGCCCGACGCGGGCGAGCACGGACCGGACCGTCGTGACCAGGTCGGAGCTGCCGTCGCCGCTCGCCGCGCGCAGCGCCGACATCGCCTGCCGGACCTCCGTCCGGTTGAAGAACCGCTCGCCGCCGCGGACCAGGTACGGGATGCCGGCCTCGGCCAGCGCCGACTCGTACGCCTCCGACTGGGCGTTCACCCGGTAGAGGATCGCGATCTCGCTCGCCGCGACGCCGCCGTCGAGCAGCTCGCGCACCCGGCGGGCGACGGCTTCGGCCTCCACCGACTCGTCGTCGAACTCCGCGAAGCGCGGCTCCGGACCCGACGGCCGCTGCCCGATCAGCTTCAGCCGCGAGCCCGCCGGACGGCCCCGCGCCGCGCCGATCACGCGGTTCGCCAGCGCGACGACCTCGGGTGTCGACCGGTAGTCACGCTCGAGCCGCACGACGGTCGCGTCCGGGTAGCGCCGCGTGAACTCCAGCAGCGGCCGCGGGGACGCGCCGCCGAACGAATAGATCGTCTGGTTGGCATCGCCGACGACGGTCAGGTCGTCACGGCCGCCGAGCCACGCGTCGAGCAGGCGCTGCTGCAGCGGCGTGACGTCCTGGTACTCGTCGACGACGAAGCAGCGGTACCGGTCCCGGAACTCTTCGGCGACGACGCCGTGCTCCTCGAGCACCGCCGTCGTGTGCAGCAGGAGGTCGTCGAAGTCGAGGACCTGCGCGGCGTTCTTCAGCTCTTCGTAGGTCCGGTAGACCTCGGCGATCTGCGCCGCCGGCGCCGGGATGTCCCGCTGGGCGCGCGCCGTCACGGCCGGGTAGTCCTCCGGGCTGATCAGGGACGCCTTCGCCCACTCGATCTCGCTCGCCAGGTCGCGCAGGACCTCGACCTCGGTGCCGAGCCGGGCCCGGTTCGCGGCCTGGCCGACGAACCGCAGCTTGTTCTCCATCAGGTCCCACGGCCGGTCGCCGATCACGCGCGGCCAGAAGTAGCGCAGCTGGCGGCGGGCGGCGGCGTGGAACGTCAGCGCCTGCGCCGACTCGACGCCGAGGCCGCGCAGCCGCGTCCGCATCTCCCCCGCGGCCCGCGTCGTGAACGTCACGGCGAGCACCTGACCGGCCGAGACGTGCCCGGAGCGCACCAGGTGGGCGATCCGGTGGGTGATCGTGCGGGTCTTGCCCGTGCCGGCCCCGGCGAGCACGCAGACCGGCCCCCGCGGGGCGCTGGCGGCGGCGCGCTGCTCGGGGTCGAGCCCGTCGAGCAGACGGTTCAGGCTGCTGGGTGAAAGTACGCCGGTCACGTCCGGCATCCTCGCAGAGGGGGACGGGGAATCGGGGCAGGGGCACGCGGCCGTATCCTGGTCATATGGCGGGACAGCAGGACAAGGAAGCGGCCAAGCAGGCCAAGAAGGAGAAGCGCGCGGCGAGCAAGGCACGCCGTGGCCAGCTCTTCGAGGCCTTCAAGATGCAGCGCAAGGAAGACCCGTGGCTCATCCCGTGGATGGTCGGGGCGATCATCGTCGTCGCCGGCGTCCTGTTCGGGGTCGGGTTCTTCTTCCACGCGCAGTGGGTGCTGCTGCCGCTCGGCCTGATCCTCGGCGGTCTCGTCGCCATGATCATCTTCGGCCGCCGGGTGCAGAAGACCGTCTATTCGAAGGCCGACGGCCAGCCCGGCGCCGCGGCGTGGGCGCTGGAGAACCTGCGCGGCCGCTGGAAGGTGACGCCGACCGTCGCGGCGACCACCCAGCTGGACGCCGTGCACCGCGTGCTCGGCGGCCCGGGCGTGGTCCTCGTCGCCGAGGGCGCACCGCACCGCGTCAAGACCCTGCTCGCCCAGGAGAAGAAGCGCGTCTCCCGCCTGGTCGGCGACACGCCGATCTACGACGTGATCATCGGGCACGAAGAGAAGCAGGTCCCGCTGAAGAAGCTCCAGGGCTACCTGATGAAGCTCCCGCGCAACCTCAAGCCGGCCCAGGTCGACGCGCTCGAGGCGAAGCTGGCCGCACTCGGCAACCGCGGCGCGGCGCTGCCGAAGGGCCCGATGCCCGCCGGCGCGAAGATGCGCAACGTCCAGCGCACGATCCGCCGCCGCTGACCCCGCTCATGAAGAAGGCCCCGTCCGATCCCGGACGGGGCCTTTCTCGTGCTTCAGCGCATCCGGATGACGACGGTGCCGGTCAGCCGGTCGAGCCAGCTGCGGCCGTCGGCGTTGCGGACCGCCGCCGGGATGATGACGAACGTCAGCACCGCCCGCACCAGCGCCCGCAGCGGCCCGACCAGCGCGGCGCCGTCGAGCCGGGCGACGCGGATGCCGACGATGCCCATGCCGGGCGTGAAGCCGAAGAAGCCGGCGGAGACGACCGAGATGATCGCCCACACGCCGCCGGACCACAGGTTGAAGTTCTGCATCGCGACCGGGTCCTGCAGGCTCGGGTGCAGGAAGATGGCCGTGACCAGCGCCGCGATGACGAGGTCGACGATCAGCCCGAGCAGCCGGGCCCCGCCGCTCGCCGCCGACCCGACGCCCGATTCGGGCAAACCGAACTTCTCGCCCGGCCAGCGCGGTGCGTGCTGATCAGCGGCCTGCCGCCCGTCGCCGGTGCCGGGCAGCCATTCACCGGTCCATCTCGCCACCCGTCCAGGGTATGCCGGTGGCGCACACCACATCCGCCCTGGTCGGATAGCCGGTATCCACCCACCCGTTAACACCGGCGAAACATACGGGTGACGGTCGGGCAACACCGCGCTCTTAGCGTGAGCCGAAGAGAGCACTGCCGTACGAGCTCGAACGAGAAGGAGTCACCGAGGGTGCCCACTACTCCAGACGACATTCAGCGCCTCATCGCCGACGAGAATGTAGAGGTCGTCGACGTCAGGTTCTGCGACCTGCCCGGCGTGATGCAGCACTTCACGGTCCCCGCGACGGCGTTCGACAACGACGCCATCGACGAGGGCCTCGCGTTCGACGGCTCCTCGGTGCGTGGTTTCCAGTCGATCCACGAGTCCGACATGCTGCTGCTGCCCGACCTGGACACGGCGCGGATCGACCCGTTCCGCAAGGCGAAGACGTTGTCGATCAACTTCTTCGTGCACGACCCGTTCACGCGTGAGGCGTACAGCCGTGACCCGCGCAACATCGCGCGCAAGGCCGAGCAGTACATCGCGGAGTACGGCGTCGCCGACAACGTGTTCTTCGGCCCCGAAGCCGAGTTCTACATCTTCGACTCGGTCCGCTTCGACTCCGCCGAGCACGCCTCCTTCCACGAGATCGACTCGATCGAGGGCTGGTGGAACACCGGCGCCGACGAGGACGGCGGCAACCAGGGCTACAAGACGAAGTTCAAGGGCGGCTACTTCCCGGTCCCGCCGGTCGACCACTTCGCCGACCTGCGCGACGACATCGTCCGCAACCTGACGAACTCGGGTTTCACCATCGAGCGCGCGCACCACGAGGTGGGCACCGCCGGGCAGACCGAGATCAACTACAAGTTCAACACGCTGCTGCACGCCGCGGACGATCTGCAGCTGTTCAAGTACATCGTGAAGAACACGGTGTTCGCCGCGGGCAAGACGGCGACGTTCATGCCGAAGCCGCTCGCCGGCGACAACGGCTCGGGCATGCACTGCCACCAGTCGCTGTGGAAGGACGGCCAGCCGCTGTTCCACGACGAGTCGGGCTACGCCGGCCTGTCGGACACCGCGCGCCACTACATCGGCGGCCTGCTCAAGCACGCGCCGAGCCTGCTGGCCTTCACGAACCCGACGGTGAACTCCTACCACCGCCTGGTCCCGGGCTTCGAGGCGCCGGTCTCGCTGGTCTACTCGCAGCGCAACCGCTCGGCGTGCGTCCGCATCCCGATCACGGGCAACAACCCGAAGGCGAAGCGCGCGGAGTTCCGCTGCCCGGACTCGTCGGGCAACCCGTACCTGGCGTTCTCGGCGATGATGATGGCGGGCCTCGACGGCATCCGCAACAAGATCGAGCCGCCGGACCCGATCGACAAGGACCTCTACGAGCTCCCGCCGGAGGAGGCGAAGAACGTCCAGCAGGTCCCGGGCGACCTGGCCACGGTGCTCGACACGCTGGAGGCCGACCACGACTACCTCCTCGAGGGTGGCGTGTTCACGCCGGACGTGATCGAGACATGGATCTCGTACAAGCGCGAGAACGAAATCGACCCGCTGCGGCTGCGCCCGCACCCGTACGAGTTCGCCCTGTACTACGACGTGTGATCGGCGCGTAGTACGGCCAAGGACACGCCGGCGGCGAGGAGCGAAAAGCCCTCGCCGCCGGCGTTTCTTCGTCAGCCGAGCCTGGGGCCGCCCGCCTGCCGCTCACTCCGCGGTCGACAGCAGCTTCAGGTCCGCGCCCGCCGCTTCGAACCTGGCTCGCGGGTCCTCCACCAGCTTGCGGCGCTCCAAGTCCATCAGGCCCAGCGTGCAGGTGATCTCCGCCGCCGGCGTGCCGTCCACCTTCACGATGTTCGAGTCCATCCGGAACGTCTTGCCGCTGCCGAACTTCACGTCGCACGTCACGTCCACCACGTCGCCCGCGCGCAGCTCGCGGCGGAACACCACGTGCGTCTCCAGCAGCACCGCCGCCAGCTTCTCCGCCGTGAAACCCGCCAGGCCGCCCGCCGCTTCCAGCAGCTCCAGGCGCGCTACCTCGCCGTACGAGTGGTACACGGCGTGGTTCAGGTGGCCCAGGGTGTCCAGTTCGTAGTGCCGGACCTTGATCCTCGTCCGGAACGGCTCGCGCTCAGTCACCGGCCCACTGTAGGTCAGGCCTCGTAGAACAGGTGCTCCACCACGGTGTGCGCCCGCCGCGTGATGCGGCGGTACGTGTCGAGGAACTCACCCGGGTCTTCGTCGGCCGGCCGGCCGAGCACGCGGGCCACCGCCGCCAGGTCGCGGCCCGAGCCCGGGACCTCGTCGACCGCCTTGCCGCGCACCAGCATTCCCGCGTTGCGCACCCGCGTCGCCAGCAGCCACGCCTCTCGCAGCGAGTCCGCTTCGGACTGCGCCGCCAGGCCCGCCTCGGGCAGCACCGCCAGCGCGTCCAACGTCGACGTCGTCCGCAGCGCCGGGACCGCGTGGGCGTGCTGGAGCTGCAGCAGCTGCACCGTCCACTCGACGTCGGCGAGGCCGCCGCGGCCCAGCTTCGTGTGCCGGGTCGGGTCCGCGCCGCGTGGCAGCCGCTCGGTCTCCACCCGCGCCTTGATGCGGCGGATTTCGCGCGCCTTCGTCGCGTCCAGGCCGCCTTCCGGGTAGCGGATCGGGTCGATCAAGGCGATGAAGCGCTCGCCCAGCTCGTCGTCACCCGCGACGAACCGGGCCCGCAGCAGCGCCTGCGCCTCCCACACCTCGCTCCAGCGCGCGTAGTACGTGCGGTACGACTCCAGCGTCCGCACCAGCGGCCCGCTGCGCCCTTCCGGCCGCAGGTCCGCGTCGACGACCAGCGCCGGGTCCGAACTCGGCGCGCCCAGCATCTTCCGGACGGTCTCCGCTACCGACGAAGCGAACTTCACGGCTTCGGCGTCCGAGACCCCTTCGGACGGTTCGCACACGAAGAGGACATCGGCGTCGGAGCCGTAGCCGAGCTCCGCGCCGCCGAGCCGGCCCATCCCGATCACCGCGATGCGCGCCGGCGTCCGGCCCAGCTCCGCCTGCCGCTGGCGGAACGCCGAGGCCAGCGCGCCCTGCAGCACCGCCACCCAGACGCTCGACAGCGCTTCGCACACCGCGGGCACGTCGAGCAGGCCGAGCAGGTCCGCGCACGCGACCCGCAGCAGCTCGTGCCGCCGCAGCGATCGCGCGGCCGCGACGGCGGCGTTCAACCCGGGCTGCCGCCGGACGGCGGCCCGCAGTGACGTCGCCACCTCGGCGGACGTCCGGCCCAGCAGCCGAGCCGGGTCGCCGAGCAGCTGCAGCACCTCGGGCGCGCGGACCAGCAGATCGGGCACCAGGCGTGACGTCCCGAGCAGGAACGCCAGGTTCTCCACGACCGTGCCTTCGTCGCGCAGCACCCGCAGGTACCAAGGGGTGTCTTCGAGCGCCTCGGACACCTTCCGGTACGACAGCAGGCCGCCGTCCGGGTCGGGCGTGTCGGCGAGCAGGTCGAGCAGCACCGGCAGCAGCGCCTGCTGGATCGCCGCGCGCCGCGAGACGCCGGCGGTGAGGGCTTTGATGTGCTGCAGCGCGCCGTCGGGGGCGGTGTAGCCGAGCGCGGCCAGGCGGCTCGCTGCCTGCTTGGTCGTCAGCCGCAGTGCCTCGGTCGGCACGTTCGCGACGGACTGCAGCAGCGGCCGGTAGAAGATCTTCTCGTGCAGGCGCCGGATGCCCTGGCCGTGCCGCCGGAACTCGGCCAGCAGCGCCTCGCCCTGGCTCTTGCCGCCGCTGGCCTTGATGCCGCTGGCGCGGGCCAGGATCCGCAGCTCGCCGGTGTCCGACGCCTCGGGGAACAGGTGGGTGCGGCGCAGCCGCCGCAGCTGCAGCCGGTGCTCGATCATCCGGAGGAACTCGTACGACTCGCCCAGCTCGGCCGCGTCCTGACGGCCGACGTAGCCGCCTTCGCCGAGCGCCGCGAGCGCGTCCATCGTGGACGGCGAGCGCAGGTCAGCGTCGACGCGGCCGTGCACCAGCTGCAGCAGCTGCACGGCGAACTCCACGTCACGCAGGCCGCCGCGACCCAGCTTCAGCTCGCGTTCGGCGTGCTCGGACGGCACGTGCCCCTCGACGCGGCGCCGCATCTGCTGCACCTCGCCGACGAAGTTCTCCCGGTCGGCCGCCGACCACACCAGCGGCGCGA
Proteins encoded in this region:
- a CDS encoding class I SAM-dependent methyltransferase → MSVHSHDDIDWADRLAQLRMADALDAEALAPVARRLVDRVGARPIVLDVGCGAGGMSVLFARELARRGGGTIGLLDATPELLAAAQRDVAEAAGGDVEVVAVHGDLADPQLAARVPAADLVWASGVVHHVGDQQAALCSLAGLLQPGGVLAIGEGGLEMRCLPWDVGVGRPGLEQRLLAARLEWFARMRAGLPGSVAMPYGWPRALREAGLEDVESFGTLIDHPMPGSDLLREYVVHRIGWLAESVRDWLADDDRDAVAALIDPDGPHFLGHRDDLFLFGAKAIHCGRSR
- a CDS encoding WhiB family transcriptional regulator; its protein translation is MSSAIAYTSGEAIFADLLDPIAVPDAALPCRSGDADLWFAESPAELERAKAQCADCPVREACLAGALARREPWGVWGGEIFERGVVIARKRPRGRPRKNAAVEPAAKAGGDHRSAAA
- a CDS encoding ATP-dependent DNA helicase UvrD2 — translated: MTGVLSPSSLNRLLDGLDPEQRAAASAPRGPVCVLAGAGTGKTRTITHRIAHLVRSGHVSAGQVLAVTFTTRAAGEMRTRLRGLGVESAQALTFHAAARRQLRYFWPRVIGDRPWDLMENKLRFVGQAANRARLGTEVEVLRDLASEIEWAKASLISPEDYPAVTARAQRDIPAPAAQIAEVYRTYEELKNAAQVLDFDDLLLHTTAVLEEHGVVAEEFRDRYRCFVVDEYQDVTPLQQRLLDAWLGGRDDLTVVGDANQTIYSFGGASPRPLLEFTRRYPDATVVRLERDYRSTPEVVALANRVIGAARGRPAGSRLKLIGQRPSGPEPRFAEFDDESVEAEAVARRVRELLDGGVAASEIAILYRVNAQSEAYESALAEAGIPYLVRGGERFFNRTEVRQAMSALRAASGDGSSDLVTTVRSVLARVGLTESPPAGGAAKERWDALLAIVELAEELASTVSDADLPRFCAELDQRAAAQHPPTVEGVTLASLHAAKGLEWDAVFLVGLAEGTMPILHAGDDEAAIEEERRLFYVGVTRAREHLWLSWALARTPGARRNRRRSRFLYGLIPEDHPAARVARSQQKPATPIKTRCRVCGGPLLETLEVKLGRCGRCPSTVDEGLLERLKAWRGERARELKVPAFVVFTDATLMAIAEQRPADEAALVSISGIGATKLERFGAEILGVVRAAGS
- a CDS encoding ABC1 kinase family protein; this translates as MTDFRDPGDRDTAMPRKGAARTAKLASLPLGIAGRAVGGWGKRLAGQSAEQVNAALSAKAAEQLFEVLGTLKGGAMKFGQALSVFEAAVPDDMAKPYREALTKLQAAAPPMPARQTHRVLAEQLGRTWTSRFASFDDEPAAAASIGQVHRAVWHDGREVAVKVQYPGADEALRSDLRQLQRFSRLFQAFLPGTEVKPLLAELAERMNEELDYQAEAQHQRAFAKAFDGDPGILVPRVVASAPKVVVTEWANGTPLSKVIADGDRETRNLAGRLLAEFHYSSPERVHLLHSDPHPGNFMITEDDRLCVIDFGGVARLPDGIPRHLGEMTRLALDGESTELMRLLRENRFIRPDTELTADEVLAYLAPFTEPLAKPTFHFTRRWMQKQAWRVGDSRGNDFRVGRSLNLPPEYLMIHRVTAGSTGILCQLDAEIPARGIVERWQPGFAA
- a CDS encoding ThiF family adenylyltransferase — its product is MILSTADMPPVLLPAHPALLPGLTVLERGSREIQIGLDPRHGVIVENLPPALAARVRALDGSKPVERLLLAESEHRDQLRTLLRQLTALGLVTDAGGPESPGLRRETGLWSLRARHHHPALLDRRRAAAVTVHGNGRLAVAVAVLLANAGIGHVELDLPGTVTEHDLGTGFTEADLGRSRRQALGDLLRRVDPEVRVTRLHDRYPELALLTDAVVPAPEVVTELMDDGVPHMPVRVRDGTGIVGPLVVPGRSSCLRCADLHRTDLDPCWPRVAGQLTGRHQRPDLGAVHACAALAVAQAMRLFSPAEPAPPAWNATLEIDAFDGRIRHRGWPPHPRCGCGAPGLRQET